The following proteins are encoded in a genomic region of Paraburkholderia sp. BL23I1N1:
- the pxpA gene encoding 5-oxoprolinase subunit PxpA: MEIDLNADLGEGCGSDEALLDLVSSANIACGWHAGGANAMRDCVRWAVQKGVSIGAHPSFNDPENFGRKEMDLPANEIYAGVLYQLGALSAIAQAEGGRIAHVKPHGALYNQAARDAKIADAIVSAVHDFDPSVAVFALANSGLVTAARKVGLTAVEEVFADRGYRADGSLVPRSEPGALLDDEDEVLERTLAMVRERRVRSVDGHWVPLNAQTICLHGDGPHALAFARRIRGALQEAGIEVHAAGAASV, translated from the coding sequence ATGGAAATCGATTTGAACGCCGATCTCGGCGAAGGCTGCGGCTCTGACGAGGCCCTGCTCGACCTCGTCAGTTCTGCCAACATCGCGTGCGGCTGGCACGCGGGCGGCGCCAACGCCATGCGCGACTGCGTGCGATGGGCGGTGCAAAAAGGCGTGTCGATCGGCGCCCATCCAAGCTTTAACGATCCTGAGAATTTTGGCCGCAAGGAAATGGACCTGCCGGCCAACGAGATCTATGCGGGCGTGCTGTATCAGCTCGGCGCGTTGTCGGCGATCGCGCAGGCCGAAGGCGGGCGCATCGCGCACGTCAAGCCGCACGGCGCGCTCTACAACCAGGCCGCGCGCGACGCGAAGATCGCCGACGCGATCGTCTCGGCGGTCCATGATTTCGACCCGTCGGTCGCGGTGTTCGCACTCGCCAATAGCGGACTCGTGACAGCCGCGCGCAAAGTGGGCCTGACCGCCGTCGAAGAGGTATTCGCCGACCGTGGCTATCGCGCCGACGGCTCGCTGGTGCCGCGCAGTGAGCCGGGCGCGCTGCTCGACGACGAAGACGAGGTGCTCGAGCGCACGCTCGCCATGGTGCGCGAGCGCCGCGTGCGGTCCGTCGACGGACACTGGGTGCCGCTCAATGCGCAAACCATCTGCCTGCACGGCGACGGCCCGCATGCGCTGGCGTTCGCACGGCGCATCCGCGGCGCGCTACAGGAAGCGGGCATTGAAGTTCACGCGGCCGGCGCCGCGAGCGTCTGA
- a CDS encoding DUF979 domain-containing protein: protein MTLTITYLFWLLGVVLLVVGGMIVTDKEHPRRFTAGGFWILYALIFLIGDKLPPSVVGVLVIVMALIAGFGGVTAAKPKLLSLDARKASATRLGNKLFVPALTIPVVTVLITLSASHLIFGGMPLIEKANVTLIGFGIGCVIALAIACVLTRDTVGQSMKEARRLVDALSWAAVLPQMLGMLGLVFSDTGVGKAVAHVTTAYISLDYRFVAVAVYCIGMALFTMVMGNGFAAFPVMTGGVGVPILVGVFHGNPAVMVAIGMFSGYCGTLMTPMAANFNMVPAALLELPDKNAVIKVQVPTALTLLVVNIFLLNFLMFL from the coding sequence ATGACGCTCACGATTACCTATCTGTTCTGGCTGCTGGGCGTGGTGCTGCTGGTTGTCGGCGGCATGATCGTCACGGACAAGGAGCACCCGCGCCGCTTCACCGCCGGTGGTTTCTGGATTCTCTATGCACTGATCTTCCTGATCGGCGACAAGCTGCCGCCCTCGGTGGTTGGCGTGCTGGTGATCGTGATGGCGCTGATTGCGGGTTTCGGCGGCGTGACCGCGGCCAAGCCGAAGCTGCTGTCACTCGACGCGCGCAAGGCTAGCGCCACACGGCTCGGCAACAAGCTGTTCGTGCCCGCGCTGACGATTCCGGTTGTGACCGTGCTCATTACGCTATCGGCCAGCCATCTGATCTTCGGCGGCATGCCGCTGATCGAGAAGGCCAACGTCACGCTGATCGGCTTCGGCATTGGCTGCGTGATCGCACTTGCGATTGCCTGCGTGCTGACGCGCGACACGGTCGGACAGTCGATGAAAGAGGCGCGCCGCCTCGTCGATGCGTTGTCATGGGCCGCGGTACTGCCGCAGATGCTCGGCATGCTCGGCCTCGTGTTTTCGGACACAGGCGTCGGCAAGGCGGTCGCCCACGTCACCACGGCCTACATCAGCCTCGACTACCGGTTTGTCGCAGTGGCCGTATACTGCATCGGCATGGCGCTTTTTACAATGGTGATGGGCAACGGCTTCGCCGCATTTCCGGTGATGACCGGCGGCGTCGGCGTGCCGATTCTGGTCGGCGTGTTTCACGGCAACCCAGCGGTGATGGTTGCGATCGGCATGTTCTCGGGCTACTGCGGCACGCTGATGACGCCGATGGCCGCGAACTTCAACATGGTGCCGGCGGCGCTGCTGGAATTGCCGGATAAGAACGCAGTCATCAAAGTGCAGGTGCCCACCGCACTGACCTTGCTGGTCGTGAATATTTTCCTGCTGAATTTCCTGATGTTCTTGTAG
- a CDS encoding DUF969 domain-containing protein, whose product MQTTVSLWPLIGVAVIIVGFLLRFNPMLIVAAAAIITGFAAHFPPEKILAEIGTGFIKTRNIPLIILLPLAVIGLLERHGLRERAQAWIGGIKAATAGRLLIVYLLVRELTAAVGLTGLGGHPQMVRPLIAPMAEGATETRFGKISDAVRFKLRAFSAATDNVGLFFGEDIFVAFGAIVLMTTFLKEAGIVVEPIHVAVWGIPTAICAFIIHGFRLYMLDRRLERELRGNAAANTAAVSPTQPAAGDKA is encoded by the coding sequence ATGCAGACAACCGTCAGTCTATGGCCGCTTATTGGCGTGGCCGTTATCATCGTTGGCTTTTTATTACGGTTCAATCCGATGTTGATCGTGGCGGCAGCCGCGATCATCACGGGTTTCGCGGCGCACTTCCCGCCTGAAAAAATCCTCGCCGAAATCGGCACCGGCTTTATCAAGACCCGCAATATTCCGCTGATCATTCTGCTGCCGCTGGCCGTGATCGGCCTGCTGGAACGGCATGGCCTGCGTGAGCGCGCCCAGGCGTGGATCGGCGGTATCAAGGCCGCGACCGCGGGACGTTTGCTGATCGTCTACCTGCTGGTGCGCGAGCTGACCGCGGCGGTCGGCCTGACCGGTCTTGGTGGCCATCCGCAGATGGTGCGTCCGTTGATCGCACCGATGGCCGAAGGCGCGACGGAAACGCGCTTCGGCAAGATCAGCGACGCGGTTCGCTTCAAGCTGCGCGCCTTCTCCGCGGCAACCGACAACGTCGGCCTGTTCTTCGGTGAAGACATCTTCGTCGCGTTCGGCGCGATTGTGCTGATGACAACCTTCCTGAAGGAAGCCGGTATCGTCGTCGAGCCGATTCACGTGGCCGTTTGGGGTATCCCGACCGCGATCTGCGCGTTCATCATTCACGGCTTCCGCCTCTATATGCTCGACCGCAGGCTCGAACGCGAATTGCGCGGCAATGCCGCAGCGAACACCGCCGCCGTTTCGCCGACGCAACCCGCCGCAGGAGACAAAGCATGA